A genomic window from Bdellovibrio sp. SKB1291214 includes:
- a CDS encoding outer membrane lipoprotein-sorting protein → MPLKISRKALAITSLIGVITLTLFSLLALPKLTTQYSLKQFLPKDNALLKLDEKSRQTFQLSEVQPFIITARVNEGNGDWFNQSKIDDLKQLTELVANYPGVRTALSLATVQGAVSSDEGLSVGPLLKSIPIERWAAETSANPLIAPTLISKDGKTASIIVSINRLNTHELTSLRENLQVTSSASLPFANVQLGGTPAVQTDVAKLLSTELRNFVILGFVACFIVLALIFSNFSPLLISFVVIICANILVVAVMALVGLPFSILSTTIPILTTVDVVSLCIHTLLRYAEEKKASPEVSHEELVMTTLRAIFKPNLIASTTTMIGFLSLLTTNVPLIREYGVTAAISIVMGWITTTILLFPLLLFLKGPTAREWAWAKARWGLYLFRRSGIWTIGIIIVSLGLAFKGHSLSWSARLFDDLPQNHQVRLSTETIDKELGGMIPVDIEIDGGQDAWNDPKLIARLDALSSDIRNTEGVGSVVSLPDLVAAASFHHSRLPASRNSTAEIFFLYSLSNESPLKNFLNADSSKTRLSVRTQDLPGNKLHELVQELRSKTEKSFPEMKIQVTGMGSTIHALNNDLSHELIFGFWQSMAAIVVVLVFVFKSLRWSLVACIPNLVPPAALLGFLAISETPIKPSVAIIFSIALGLAFNNTVYLLARLRAMQKNTKSGKLDIEKALWLEGNPCLISSLTLLAGFSVFMASYFAMNRIFGFYMLLSMLAGLVGDLILLPTMLKSCPWLLGPLRWKKEKVMATAASIILAFVIISAPLKLWAQGLPTAEKLGQEMSSRFSTKDETFVAEMKIIEADGSSKERQMQIWRMSPSKKDHSMMVRMLKPADLKGTALLATLKNDKEEKWIYLPSSKQVRRLTGESSKGGILGSELSAEDFDFNRDSSASTTVKKEVEVKGGKYLLVESDVSASSPNYSKIVSYVSAKEFLPIKSECFDKQSKLVKTIEFGDYKKLPGNKFRAGTIKIRNVQNKRGTDISLSDIKINQNLKSSKFSPKALSDD, encoded by the coding sequence ATGCCTTTAAAAATTTCCAGAAAAGCTCTTGCCATCACCTCATTGATTGGCGTGATTACTTTAACCCTATTCAGTTTGCTGGCGCTTCCGAAGCTTACAACTCAGTACAGTCTTAAGCAGTTTCTGCCAAAAGATAATGCACTTCTTAAGTTGGATGAAAAAAGTCGACAGACCTTTCAACTTTCCGAGGTTCAGCCATTTATAATCACAGCCCGCGTAAATGAAGGAAACGGTGATTGGTTCAATCAATCCAAAATCGATGATTTAAAGCAATTGACGGAGCTTGTTGCGAACTATCCAGGAGTTCGTACGGCTTTATCCTTAGCAACAGTGCAAGGAGCTGTTTCTAGTGATGAGGGCTTAAGCGTCGGTCCCTTATTAAAGAGTATTCCTATTGAAAGATGGGCCGCAGAAACTTCGGCAAATCCTTTGATTGCTCCGACATTGATTTCCAAAGACGGTAAAACAGCATCGATCATCGTCAGCATCAATCGTCTGAACACTCATGAACTAACAAGCTTGCGTGAAAATCTGCAGGTTACGTCTTCAGCTTCTTTGCCATTTGCGAATGTTCAATTAGGAGGGACACCAGCCGTTCAAACGGATGTCGCAAAACTATTAAGCACTGAGCTTAGAAACTTTGTCATTCTGGGATTCGTCGCGTGCTTTATAGTGCTTGCTTTGATCTTTTCAAATTTTTCTCCGCTGTTGATATCTTTTGTGGTCATCATCTGCGCCAATATTTTAGTGGTTGCGGTGATGGCACTCGTCGGCCTACCGTTTTCTATACTTTCCACGACCATCCCAATCCTTACGACCGTGGACGTGGTATCGTTGTGTATTCATACGCTTCTTCGCTATGCCGAGGAAAAAAAAGCTTCGCCTGAAGTGTCTCACGAAGAGCTCGTCATGACTACGCTCCGCGCGATCTTTAAACCAAATCTTATCGCATCCACAACAACCATGATTGGCTTCTTAAGTCTATTAACAACAAATGTACCGTTGATTCGCGAATACGGAGTCACAGCGGCCATTTCTATTGTTATGGGCTGGATCACGACTACGATTCTCCTTTTCCCGCTTCTCTTATTTCTTAAAGGACCCACAGCTCGTGAGTGGGCTTGGGCCAAAGCTCGTTGGGGACTTTACCTTTTCCGTCGCAGCGGTATTTGGACGATTGGCATCATCATTGTATCTTTAGGGCTTGCATTCAAAGGCCACTCCCTATCTTGGTCAGCACGTCTATTTGATGACCTTCCACAAAATCATCAAGTCCGTTTATCCACTGAAACCATCGACAAAGAGCTTGGCGGGATGATTCCAGTAGATATCGAAATCGACGGCGGCCAAGATGCCTGGAATGACCCAAAACTAATAGCACGATTGGATGCACTTTCCAGTGATATTCGCAATACTGAGGGTGTAGGAAGCGTCGTTAGCCTTCCTGATTTAGTCGCGGCAGCAAGCTTTCATCATTCTCGCTTGCCCGCTAGTCGTAACTCCACGGCAGAGATATTCTTTCTGTATTCTCTTTCGAATGAAAGTCCTCTTAAAAATTTCCTGAACGCCGACAGCTCTAAAACGCGCTTATCGGTGCGTACGCAAGATTTACCGGGAAATAAATTGCATGAGCTTGTTCAAGAGCTTCGTTCTAAGACTGAAAAATCATTTCCAGAAATGAAAATTCAAGTGACTGGCATGGGTTCGACAATTCATGCACTGAACAATGACCTTTCCCACGAGTTGATCTTTGGATTCTGGCAATCCATGGCGGCAATTGTTGTCGTCTTGGTATTTGTTTTTAAATCACTTCGCTGGTCACTTGTCGCTTGTATTCCAAACTTAGTCCCGCCTGCAGCTTTATTGGGATTCTTGGCAATTTCGGAGACTCCCATTAAACCAAGTGTTGCCATTATTTTTTCGATTGCACTGGGCTTGGCGTTTAACAACACGGTGTATTTGTTGGCACGACTGCGCGCTATGCAAAAGAACACGAAGAGCGGAAAACTTGATATCGAAAAAGCTTTGTGGCTTGAGGGCAATCCCTGCCTGATCTCAAGTCTGACATTGCTTGCAGGATTTTCTGTGTTCATGGCCTCCTACTTTGCGATGAATCGAATTTTTGGTTTCTATATGCTTTTGTCGATGTTGGCTGGTCTGGTAGGGGATTTGATTCTTTTACCAACGATGTTGAAAAGTTGCCCATGGCTGCTTGGCCCTTTACGTTGGAAGAAGGAGAAAGTTATGGCAACAGCGGCATCTATTATCCTAGCGTTCGTAATCATCAGTGCACCTTTGAAACTGTGGGCACAAGGACTTCCCACTGCTGAAAAATTGGGACAAGAGATGAGTTCTCGTTTCAGTACAAAGGATGAAACCTTCGTAGCCGAGATGAAGATCATAGAGGCCGATGGATCATCCAAAGAACGTCAGATGCAAATTTGGCGAATGAGTCCTTCTAAAAAAGATCACTCAATGATGGTGCGAATGCTAAAACCCGCCGATCTGAAAGGTACGGCCTTACTTGCAACACTTAAAAACGATAAAGAAGAAAAATGGATCTATCTTCCTTCATCGAAACAGGTTCGTCGTCTGACTGGCGAAAGCAGTAAAGGTGGGATTTTAGGCTCAGAGCTCAGTGCCGAAGATTTCGACTTCAACCGCGACTCATCGGCGTCCACAACAGTAAAAAAAGAAGTCGAAGTTAAAGGTGGCAAATATTTGTTAGTAGAAAGTGACGTATCCGCGAGCTCTCCTAATTATTCTAAAATCGTCAGCTACGTCTCGGCGAAGGAATTTCTGCCAATTAAATCTGAATGCTTCGACAAACAATCTAAGTTAGTTAAGACGAT
- a CDS encoding FBP domain-containing protein yields the protein MQSQSHNFQTENIFAIESEAELVKCFRLRDQKKLVLPEGLKFPFKVRSYFTWKESSGVYTYLVFKMPNWDMPKGVAFKRTASTGEPMGGLCNWCHSYGTSEDIGMLSVAMSANVSSSYLICQDLRCIEKIEENAMLAGKSPEKNIADLYYKMAKLFENISNFKAD from the coding sequence ATGCAAAGCCAGTCACATAACTTTCAAACGGAAAATATTTTTGCAATAGAATCTGAAGCAGAGCTTGTTAAATGCTTTCGTTTGCGCGACCAAAAGAAATTAGTTCTTCCTGAGGGGTTAAAGTTTCCATTCAAGGTTCGGTCCTATTTCACGTGGAAGGAATCTTCGGGTGTGTACACTTATTTGGTTTTTAAAATGCCAAATTGGGACATGCCTAAGGGAGTCGCGTTTAAAAGAACCGCTTCAACGGGTGAGCCGATGGGTGGGTTGTGTAATTGGTGTCATTCCTATGGTACGTCAGAAGACATCGGTATGTTGTCTGTGGCTATGAGTGCGAATGTCAGCAGTTCCTATCTCATTTGCCAAGATCTGCGCTGTATCGAAAAGATTGAAGAGAATGCAATGCTTGCAGGGAAAAGCCCTGAAAAAAATATTGCCGATCTTTACTACAAGATGGCTAAGCTGTTTGAAAACATCAGTAATTTTAAGGCTGATTAA
- a CDS encoding winged helix-turn-helix transcriptional regulator produces the protein MVTKSAGKTKVPPCPITRIMNVIGGKWKPMIIYNLLSGTKRFNELQRLSGNPSARVLTLQLRELENDKIISRRVFDQIPPRVEYSLTTKGKSLNLVMEMMAQWGKAN, from the coding sequence ATGGTTACAAAGTCCGCCGGAAAAACCAAAGTACCTCCATGTCCAATTACTCGAATCATGAATGTGATCGGTGGAAAATGGAAACCAATGATTATCTATAACCTGTTATCAGGAACAAAACGCTTTAATGAGTTACAAAGACTAAGTGGTAATCCTTCAGCGCGTGTTTTAACTTTACAGTTACGGGAATTGGAAAACGACAAAATCATCAGTCGCCGTGTCTTTGATCAAATTCCTCCGCGCGTGGAGTATTCGCTAACGACAAAAGGCAAATCCTTAAACTTGGTGATGGAGATGATGGCTCAATGGGGTAAGGCTAATTAA
- a CDS encoding SDR family oxidoreductase — translation MIAVTGATGNLGKLAIDALLKQGVKPQDIVAVIRNKNKAQDLVSKGITVREADYGNSQALEKALQGADKLLLISGSEVGQRVSQHTNIVNAAQKAGVQFIAYTSILRANESKMELAKEHFATEKMIENSGITHAFLRNSWYIENYTEQFGNTLKSGVIGGAARDGKISAATRADYAEAAAKVILGDTSKDAIYELGGAAFTLTELAAVTSKVSGKNIEYKDMPAAEFSKLLTGFGLPSAFAEILADSDVGIARGDLFTDRDDLKKLLGRNPTSLEEAVKKAVQQYA, via the coding sequence ATGATCGCAGTAACGGGTGCTACAGGAAATTTAGGCAAATTGGCTATTGATGCTCTTTTAAAACAAGGTGTGAAACCTCAAGACATAGTGGCGGTTATCAGAAATAAAAACAAAGCTCAAGATCTTGTCTCAAAAGGAATCACAGTTCGCGAAGCTGATTACGGTAATTCTCAAGCTCTGGAAAAGGCCCTTCAGGGAGCAGACAAACTTTTGCTGATTTCAGGAAGTGAGGTTGGACAAAGAGTTTCTCAACACACCAATATCGTCAATGCAGCCCAAAAAGCGGGAGTTCAGTTTATCGCTTATACAAGCATTCTGAGAGCTAACGAAAGCAAAATGGAGCTGGCGAAAGAGCATTTTGCCACAGAAAAAATGATCGAGAATTCTGGAATCACTCACGCCTTTTTGCGCAACAGTTGGTATATCGAAAATTATACGGAACAATTTGGTAATACTTTAAAAAGCGGAGTTATTGGCGGCGCAGCTCGAGATGGTAAAATAAGTGCCGCAACCAGAGCTGACTACGCGGAGGCTGCAGCGAAAGTAATTTTAGGTGATACCTCCAAAGATGCTATTTATGAGTTAGGGGGAGCCGCCTTCACGTTAACGGAACTGGCAGCAGTTACTTCCAAAGTTAGTGGCAAAAATATTGAATACAAAGATATGCCGGCGGCAGAGTTTTCAAAACTTCTTACAGGCTTTGGATTACCGTCTGCTTTTGCAGAAATTTTGGCTGATTCCGATGTTGGAATCGCTCGCGGTGATTTATTTACCGACCGCGATGATCTTAAAAAACTCTTGGGCAGAAATCCCACATCCTTAGAGGAAGCGGTCAAGAAAGCCGTGCAACAGTACGCCTAA
- a CDS encoding exodeoxyribonuclease III, translating to MKLISWNVNGLRSVHKKNFREWFEKEKADVVCLQEIKISDEAIKKDETFYHPAKYHSSWAFAEKPGYSGLAVYSKNEPDDVRIGLGIPKFDSEGRWLEADFGSITVINSYFPNSQREHTRLPFKLEFCAAAEKRLEALRKKGREVMICGDFNIAHKEIDLRNPKTNMKNAGFLPEERAWMTKFLDKLEWVDAFRKFDQGPDNYTWWSYRPGVREKNIGWRLDYFLVNKEASDRLKAAAHCPDVMGSDHCPVRLNLKK from the coding sequence ATGAAATTGATTTCCTGGAACGTGAACGGTTTGCGATCAGTACACAAAAAAAATTTCCGCGAATGGTTCGAGAAAGAAAAGGCAGACGTGGTATGCCTTCAAGAAATCAAAATTTCCGACGAGGCCATTAAAAAGGATGAAACATTCTATCACCCAGCCAAATATCATTCCTCATGGGCGTTCGCGGAAAAACCCGGTTATTCTGGCTTAGCTGTTTATTCTAAAAATGAACCTGATGATGTTCGTATTGGCTTAGGTATTCCCAAGTTTGACAGCGAAGGACGCTGGCTTGAGGCTGACTTTGGTTCAATCACTGTGATTAACAGCTACTTCCCCAATAGTCAGCGAGAGCACACCCGATTGCCATTTAAGTTGGAGTTTTGTGCCGCCGCCGAAAAAAGACTGGAAGCTTTAAGGAAAAAAGGCCGCGAGGTGATGATTTGTGGAGATTTTAATATCGCTCACAAGGAAATCGATCTGCGAAATCCAAAAACAAATATGAAAAATGCGGGCTTCCTTCCCGAGGAACGCGCCTGGATGACGAAGTTCTTAGACAAGCTAGAATGGGTTGATGCTTTTAGAAAGTTTGATCAAGGACCTGATAATTATACTTGGTGGAGTTATCGCCCGGGTGTTCGCGAAAAGAACATTGGATGGCGCTTAGACTACTTCCTAGTGAATAAAGAAGCTTCAGATCGCTTAAAGGCAGCAGCCCACTGTCCCGACGTGATGGGATCGGACCACTGCCCTGTTCGCTTAAATCTAAAAAAATAA
- a CDS encoding SRPBCC family protein, with amino-acid sequence MGAKNKANEIHLTRIYDAPVKLVWDAWTDPNQAALWWGPRGHSIKTHSKDLRVGGHWSYTMYGPNGQTWENKTIYHEVEKYSRLVYDHGGGEDRPPLFRVTVTFEEVKGGKTKMHMIMALETAEAAEQTKKFIKQASGNSTWDRLAEFLDKEQTGKEKFVINRTFEAPIKTMFEVWTHPDHLAKWLAPTGFTMKFIRSDIKAGSTTFYSMENENGLKMYGRAKYSEITPVTKLVYTQEFTDDKENQTRHPMAPTWPAVVQTTVQFAEEDTNQTRVTITWEIVGSYTQEELETFIQGRAGMTMGWTGSFDKLEDYLASHSH; translated from the coding sequence ATGGGCGCAAAAAATAAAGCTAATGAAATTCACCTAACTCGTATCTATGATGCTCCCGTGAAACTTGTCTGGGATGCTTGGACAGATCCAAACCAGGCCGCTCTTTGGTGGGGACCTCGTGGTCACTCGATTAAAACTCACAGCAAAGACCTTCGAGTCGGTGGTCATTGGTCCTATACGATGTATGGCCCTAACGGACAAACATGGGAAAATAAAACCATCTATCACGAAGTCGAAAAGTACTCCCGACTGGTTTACGATCATGGCGGTGGTGAGGATCGCCCACCCCTTTTCCGCGTCACTGTGACATTTGAAGAGGTCAAGGGTGGAAAGACGAAAATGCACATGATCATGGCTTTGGAAACTGCCGAAGCCGCTGAACAAACGAAAAAATTCATCAAGCAAGCAAGCGGAAATTCTACGTGGGATCGCTTGGCAGAATTTTTGGATAAAGAACAAACTGGCAAAGAGAAATTTGTTATCAACAGAACTTTCGAGGCTCCAATCAAAACCATGTTCGAGGTGTGGACTCATCCAGATCACCTTGCGAAATGGTTAGCACCAACGGGCTTTACTATGAAGTTCATCAGATCTGATATCAAAGCTGGCAGTACGACGTTTTATTCTATGGAAAATGAGAACGGACTTAAAATGTACGGTCGTGCGAAATACTCTGAGATCACTCCCGTAACTAAGCTCGTTTATACTCAAGAGTTCACTGACGACAAGGAAAATCAAACTCGCCATCCCATGGCGCCAACTTGGCCGGCGGTGGTGCAAACAACAGTACAATTTGCTGAAGAAGACACCAACCAAACCCGCGTGACAATCACCTGGGAAATTGTCGGCAGCTATACTCAGGAAGAATTGGAAACATTCATCCAAGGCAGAGCAGGCATGACAATGGGTTGGACAGGGTCATTTGATAAACTTGAAGATTACCTCGCTAGCCACAGCCACTAA
- a CDS encoding ArsR/SmtB family transcription factor, with amino-acid sequence MDQLSQTFQALADPTRRAMLAQLSLGEASVSDLAKPFLKEMSLPAVTKHLKVLEKAGLITKTKDAQFRPCKIKADGLDNVSEWMEEIRKHWEDSFDRLDAYLKTVTAKEKQKAKGKKNGRKK; translated from the coding sequence ATGGATCAGTTAAGTCAGACCTTTCAAGCTCTTGCAGATCCCACAAGACGTGCCATGCTGGCGCAGCTTTCTTTAGGTGAGGCTAGCGTTTCAGATTTGGCAAAACCGTTTCTTAAGGAAATGAGTCTTCCCGCGGTAACAAAACATCTGAAGGTCTTAGAAAAAGCTGGGTTGATCACTAAAACAAAAGATGCACAGTTTAGACCCTGCAAAATAAAAGCAGATGGCCTGGATAACGTTTCCGAGTGGATGGAAGAAATTCGCAAGCACTGGGAGGATAGTTTTGATCGTCTCGATGCCTACTTAAAAACCGTTACCGCGAAAGAAAAACAAAAAGCGAAGGGAAAGAAAAATGGGCGCAAAAAATAA
- a CDS encoding 2-hydroxyacid dehydrogenase, whose translation MKVAFFSAQRYEEEIFRSVQQQSQVEFDFIEARLTEKTVQLAKGYRAICVFVNDILNEKVLTELHATGVRFIALRCAGFNNVHLPTAKKLDLRIVRVPEYSPYAVAEHAVALLLTLNRKTHRAFGRIRDLNFSLEGLVGFDLYQKTVGVIGTGKIGRVFVNIMKGFGCKILVYDIKTDAEIEKVATYVSLDDLLKQSDVISLHCPLNDNTRHMLDTQAFYSMKKNAIVINTGRGALINTRALIEALKAHKIAGACLDVYEEEEGIFFTDQSNEGITDDILARLTTFPNVILTSHQAFLTQEALQNIADVTTANLVCLLETDHCENEV comes from the coding sequence ATGAAGGTCGCATTTTTTAGTGCACAAAGGTACGAAGAGGAAATTTTTCGTTCGGTGCAACAACAATCTCAAGTAGAGTTCGACTTTATTGAAGCACGGCTCACTGAAAAAACTGTGCAGCTTGCAAAGGGTTATAGGGCAATTTGCGTCTTTGTGAATGATATCCTGAATGAAAAGGTTTTGACCGAGCTTCACGCGACAGGGGTTCGATTCATCGCGCTTCGTTGCGCCGGATTTAACAATGTGCATTTACCTACCGCTAAAAAACTCGATCTTCGCATCGTGCGTGTTCCTGAATACTCTCCCTATGCTGTTGCCGAACATGCTGTGGCTTTACTTTTAACTCTGAACAGAAAAACTCATAGGGCCTTCGGACGTATCCGCGATCTTAATTTCTCATTAGAAGGATTAGTGGGTTTCGATCTGTATCAGAAAACTGTGGGTGTAATTGGGACTGGAAAGATTGGCCGAGTCTTTGTAAACATCATGAAAGGCTTTGGTTGTAAAATTCTTGTCTATGATATTAAGACAGATGCAGAAATAGAAAAAGTCGCAACCTACGTATCTTTGGATGATTTGTTAAAACAGTCAGATGTGATTTCTTTGCATTGTCCTTTGAATGATAATACTCGCCACATGCTGGATACTCAGGCGTTTTATAGTATGAAAAAGAACGCTATCGTTATTAACACCGGCCGCGGAGCTTTAATTAATACACGCGCTTTGATTGAGGCTCTTAAAGCACATAAAATCGCGGGTGCTTGTCTTGATGTGTATGAAGAGGAAGAAGGTATCTTCTTTACGGATCAATCTAACGAAGGCATCACTGATGACATCCTGGCGCGCTTAACGACATTTCCGAATGTGATCCTGACTTCTCATCAAGCTTTCCTTACCCAAGAGGCACTTCAAAACATTGCCGATGTGACTACAGCCAACCTTGTTTGTTTGCTGGAAACCGATCATTGTGAGAACGAAGTGTGA
- a CDS encoding methyl-accepting chemotaxis protein: MNFNMSLKAKLFALCIFMATIPVIVGGVAFWGIHGIGKSYEKVTDDVLENIEVADEMYLHFRAIRISLRSLGLPGMSHEQGLQYVKEVQDSIAAYEKADKKYTSSGFLPGEKAPYDKVNETWVSFKALGDNALKLYLSGTEEDKKKLIDIFLVDCPRYAKAYDESIAKLVAFHHKNGEVWVEEAHATSAETNMIAIITNIVGVLFGLGCGAWVAISLSRSIASVSDEIALGADQVSHAAQQITESSSALSQASSQQAASLEETVATLEELTAMVKVNSDNAKQAANLATATRESAVKGEKDIHELIKAIQAIAVDSKKIADITSVIDDIAFQTNLLALNAAVEAARAGEQGRGFAVVADAVRTLAQRSAESAKNIANLINESVERIEEGSEKAEQSGVVFAEIVSSIKKVADLSSEISTASEEQANGIVQMGQAMNDLDQVTQENAAASEEAATFAEKLSQQSIGLRTNVKDLNNIVAGSSDASLSAQEKAEEDLPLRTVRFAS, encoded by the coding sequence ATGAACTTCAATATGAGCCTTAAAGCCAAGCTATTTGCCCTTTGTATATTTATGGCCACTATTCCGGTGATTGTGGGTGGAGTAGCCTTTTGGGGTATCCACGGCATCGGCAAATCCTATGAAAAGGTAACTGATGATGTTCTTGAAAACATCGAAGTCGCTGATGAAATGTATCTGCACTTTCGCGCGATTCGCATCAGTCTTAGATCTCTAGGTCTTCCTGGTATGTCACATGAACAAGGTCTTCAATATGTTAAGGAAGTCCAAGACAGTATTGCGGCATATGAGAAAGCCGACAAAAAATATACAAGCTCTGGATTTCTTCCAGGTGAAAAAGCCCCTTACGATAAGGTCAATGAAACATGGGTTTCATTTAAAGCGCTCGGTGATAACGCATTGAAACTATATCTTTCAGGTACTGAAGAGGATAAGAAAAAACTGATCGATATCTTCTTGGTGGACTGTCCGAGATATGCGAAAGCCTACGACGAATCCATTGCAAAACTGGTCGCATTCCACCACAAGAACGGTGAGGTTTGGGTGGAGGAAGCTCACGCAACTAGCGCCGAGACCAATATGATCGCTATTATTACTAATATAGTAGGCGTTCTGTTTGGCTTGGGTTGCGGTGCCTGGGTTGCGATTTCATTATCCCGCTCAATTGCCAGTGTCTCTGACGAAATTGCTTTGGGCGCAGATCAGGTAAGTCACGCGGCCCAACAGATTACTGAATCGTCTTCTGCCTTGTCACAAGCTTCCTCTCAGCAGGCAGCGTCGCTTGAAGAAACAGTGGCGACTCTTGAAGAGTTAACGGCGATGGTTAAAGTGAACTCTGATAACGCCAAACAAGCTGCAAACCTTGCAACAGCGACTCGTGAAAGTGCAGTTAAAGGTGAAAAAGATATTCATGAGCTTATTAAAGCCATCCAGGCCATTGCAGTCGATTCTAAAAAAATTGCCGATATCACGTCAGTTATTGATGATATCGCCTTTCAGACGAATCTTCTGGCTTTGAATGCGGCAGTTGAAGCGGCTCGCGCTGGAGAGCAAGGAAGAGGTTTTGCGGTGGTTGCAGATGCGGTTAGAACTTTGGCTCAAAGAAGTGCTGAGTCCGCTAAAAATATCGCAAACCTGATCAACGAGAGCGTTGAAAGAATCGAAGAAGGCAGCGAGAAAGCCGAACAAAGTGGTGTGGTTTTCGCTGAGATCGTTAGCTCTATCAAAAAAGTTGCTGATCTAAGTTCTGAAATTTCGACTGCAAGCGAAGAACAAGCAAATGGCATCGTACAAATGGGTCAAGCAATGAATGACTTGGATCAAGTGACTCAGGAAAATGCCGCAGCCTCAGAAGAAGCAGCCACTTTCGCCGAAAAACTGTCACAGCAATCTATTGGACTTCGCACCAATGTGAAAGACTTGAACAATATTGTTGCGGGTTCTTCCGATGCGTCGCTTTCGGCTCAAGAGAAGGCTGAAGAAGATCTTCCGTTAAGAACTGTTCGTTTTGCTTCATAA
- a CDS encoding MBL fold metallo-hydrolase: MAIKVSRILHAGYVFEVEGTRIAFDPVFESPFSRNCHAFPSVDFDYQVLSQVHFDAIFISHHHDDHCSFDSLKLLDRNTPIYMFCVHDEMFTWIKELGFKRVHPLVLNSTVNVGPFQIITHPALDIDVDSIFQVKVQDLNILNIVDSWIDPATLKNLENEKPWDLIMWPFQTMREIEVLEPVHALPSDKKVPLEWLEQIKALSPENLIPSSCQFKMEEWSWYNKAFFPISYKLFSEQVLEVSSKTHVFRLDPGCSVLVSKEGIHEAGRLFWVLPKGEEGLDYEYDPNIRIPSTSEIAKYLPALTAEQMRFVENFCRKGLLDRYAEVGPSGDLYFNKSRLWKLSVYDHAGAEFTYQYELKDDGMTLVEALTGSAEWKTEIIASKLYSALTTGESLSSLYVRVEKYVDVDVVEDPLLRCLFSGEFGSYQKAQLERIKKGASL, encoded by the coding sequence ATGGCGATCAAGGTTTCCAGAATTTTGCATGCGGGTTATGTGTTTGAAGTCGAAGGCACTCGGATTGCCTTCGACCCCGTATTTGAAAGCCCCTTTAGCCGCAACTGCCACGCTTTCCCATCTGTCGATTTCGATTATCAAGTCTTAAGCCAGGTTCACTTCGATGCTATCTTTATTTCTCATCATCATGACGATCATTGTTCTTTCGATAGCTTAAAGCTTTTGGATCGCAATACTCCCATCTACATGTTCTGCGTTCACGACGAAATGTTCACGTGGATCAAAGAGCTAGGCTTTAAACGCGTTCATCCCTTAGTTTTAAACAGCACTGTCAATGTAGGCCCATTTCAGATCATTACTCATCCCGCACTTGATATTGATGTGGATTCGATCTTTCAGGTCAAAGTGCAGGATTTAAATATTCTGAATATCGTCGATTCCTGGATAGACCCTGCAACTCTTAAGAATTTGGAAAATGAAAAGCCATGGGACCTGATTATGTGGCCTTTTCAGACGATGAGGGAAATTGAAGTTCTTGAGCCTGTGCACGCATTGCCATCTGATAAAAAAGTTCCTTTGGAGTGGTTGGAGCAGATTAAAGCTCTTTCTCCTGAGAATTTAATTCCTAGCTCTTGTCAGTTCAAAATGGAGGAGTGGTCTTGGTATAACAAAGCCTTCTTTCCGATTTCCTATAAGCTATTTTCAGAGCAAGTTCTGGAAGTTTCTTCCAAGACCCATGTTTTCCGTCTTGATCCTGGCTGCAGTGTTCTGGTTTCTAAAGAAGGAATTCACGAGGCCGGGAGATTATTCTGGGTCTTGCCAAAGGGAGAAGAAGGTTTGGATTATGAGTATGATCCAAACATAAGAATTCCGTCGACGTCAGAAATAGCTAAGTATTTGCCAGCTCTTACTGCTGAGCAAATGAGATTCGTCGAAAATTTTTGTCGCAAAGGACTCCTCGATAGATATGCGGAAGTCGGCCCATCCGGAGATTTGTATTTCAATAAATCTCGTCTGTGGAAGCTTTCAGTTTATGATCATGCAGGCGCGGAATTTACTTATCAGTATGAGCTGAAAGATGATGGGATGACTTTGGTGGAAGCGTTGACCGGTAGCGCTGAATGGAAAACTGAAATTATCGCAAGTAAACTCTATTCAGCACTGACCACAGGTGAAAGCTTAAGTTCACTCTATGTTCGCGTTGAGAAATACGTGGATGTCGATGTTGTTGAAGATCCTCTGCTTCGTTGCTTATTCAGTGGTGAGTTCGGTTCCTACCAAAAAGCTCAACTTGAGCGAATAAAGAAAGGGGCTTCCTTATGA